CCGCAATACGCGGGGCCTGCCACAACGCGGCCTCAGGTGAAATATCCGGGTCGAGGCCGCTGGCAGAAGCCGTCACCAGATCCACCGGCACCGCCGTCGGTGCCTGTGGATTCGCCGCACGCAGCGCCGCAACCCGTTCCGCTACCGCTTTATCCAGCGCCGGGTTGTTACCGGCCAGGTTGCTGCCGCTGGAGGCCTGCGGGTTATAGGCGCTGTCACCGGTGGCCGACGGGCGGCCCCAGAAATGACCGGGCTGGCTGAAGTTCTGCCCAATCAGCGCCGAACCGCGCACCGCGCCATCCTGCTCCAGCAGCGAACCATTGGCCTGCGCCGGAAACCACCACTGCGCCAGCCCGGTGGTCAGCAGGGGATACACCGCGCCGGTAAGCACGGTCAGCAGCACTAACAATACAATAGCCGGACGTAACTGACTCATCTCTCTTCTCCTCACGCCAGACCGAATACGGTCAGCAGCACATCAATCGCTTTAATACCGATAAACGGCACCACCAGCCCACCTACGCCGTAAATCCACAGGTTACGACGCAGCAACGCAGCAGCGCTCAGTGGCCGGTAGCTCACCCCTTTCAGCGCCAGCGGGATCAGGAACACAATCACCAGCGCGTTAAAAATTACCGCCGACAAAATGGCGGAGTTGGGTGAATGCAGCTGCATCACGTTAAGCATATTCAGTTGCGGATAGGTCGCCGCAAACGCTGCCGGAATGATGGCGAAGTATTTCGCCACATCGTTGGCGATACTGAAGGTGGTCAGTGAACCGCGCGTCATCAGCATCTGTTTGCCGATGTGCACCACTTCCAGCAGCTTGGTCGGGTTGGAGTCGAGGTCGACCATGTTGCCCGCCTCTTTCGCCGCCTGGGTACCGGAGTTCATCGCCACCGCGACGTCGGCCTGCGCCAGCGCCGGGGCATCGTTGGTGCCGTCGCCGGTCATCGCCACCAGGCGTCCTTCCGCCTGATACTGACGAATCAGCGCCAGTTTGGCTTCCGGCGTTGCTTCCGAAAGAAAATCATCGACACCCGCTTCTGCGGCAATCGCCGCTGCGGTTAACGGGTTATCGCCGGTGATCATCACGGTTTTGATGCCCATTTTGCGCAGCTCGGCAAAACGCTCTTTGATGCCGCCTTTCACGATATCTTTCAGCGCCACCACGCCCAGCACCTGCGCGCCTTCCGCCACCACCAGCGGCGTACCACCGGCGCGTGCCACTTCTTCCACCGCCGCGTTGACTTCAGCCGGGAAGCGGCCATTGCTGGCTTCAATGTGGCGACGTACCGCATCCACCGCCCCTTTGCGAATCAGGCGATCCTGCACGTTGACGCCACTCATGCGGGTTTGCGCGGAGAACGGAATAAAACTGGCCCCCATGCTGCTGAGATCGCGTTCACGCAGGTTAAATTTCTGCTTCGCCAGCACCACGATGCTGCGTCCTTCCGGCGTTTCATCCGCCAGCGACGCCAGCTGTGCCGCATCGGCCAGTTGCTGTTCGCTGACGCCGGGAGCGGGCAGAAATTGCGTCGCCTGACGGTTGCCGAGGGTGATGGTGCCGGTTTTATCCAGCATCAGCACATCGACGTCACCTGCCGCTTCCACCGCACGGCCACTGGTGGCGATCACGTTCGCGCCCAGCATTCGGCTCATCCCTGCCACACCGATGGCAGATAACAGGCCACCGATGGTGGTCGGGATCAGGCACACCAGCAGCGCCACCAGCACGGTGATACTGACCGGGGTGCCGCCCCAGGCGGAGAACGGCCACAGCGTTACCGTCGCCAGCAGGAACACAATGGTGAGCGACACCAGCAGAATGGTCAGGGCGATTTCGTTCGGGGTTTTACGGCGTTTCGCGCCTTCCACCATGGCGATCATGCGGTCAAGGAAGGTTTCCCCTGGATTGACGCTGCACTGAATCACCAGCCAGTCGGAAAGGATGCGGGTACCACCGGTCACGGATGCAAAGTCACCGCCGGATTCACGAATGACCGGAGCCGATTCACCGGTGATAGCGCTTTCGTCCACCGACGCCCCGCCTTCCAGCACCTCGCCATCGCACGGGATGATGTCACCGGCTTCCACCAGCACCACATCGCCTTTACGCAGGCTATCCGCTGGGGCGTTTTTCCAGGCAGCACCGTAATGCGGCTCCGCCAGTTTTTTCGCATCGACGCTCTTTTTCACCCCTTTCAGGCTGTTGGCCTGCGCTTTGCTGCGCCCTTCTGCCAGCGCTTCGGCGAAGTTGGCGAACAGTACGGTAAACCACAGCCACACCGCGACACCGGCGGTAAACCCGGCGCTACCGCTGAGCTGACCCGCGACCATGCCGATAGCCAGCACACTGGTCAGCACGCTACCGAGCCACACCAGAAACATCACCGGGTTGCGAAACTGCACACGCGGGTCGAGTTTTTTCACCGCATCCAGTATGGCGGTGCGTGTCAGCGCCGCATCAAACAGGGCCAGTTGTTGACGACTCATGATTCCGTTATCCCTGAATTAATTGCAGATGTTCCGCCACCGGACCGAGCGCCAGCGCGGGGATGAAGGTCAGCGCACCCACCAGCAGCACAGTGCCAATCAGCAGGGCGACAAACAGCGGGCCGTGTGTCGGCAGCGTACCGTTGCCTACCGGCTGCACTTTTTTCACCGCCAGCGAACCGGCAATCGCCATCACCGGGATGATGATGCCGAAGCGACCGACAAACATGCACACCGCCAGCAGCAGGTTCCAGAACGGCGTGTTGGCGCTTAAACCGGCAAAGGCGCTGCCGTTGTTGTTAGCGGCAGAGGAGACGGCGTAGAGCACTTCGCTGAAGCCGTGCGTGCCGGGGTTCGCCATGCCTGCGCGGCCTGCTTCGGTCATCATCGCCAGCGCGGTGCCGATCAGTACCAGCGTTGGCGTTACCAGGATCGCCAGCGCGGTCATTTTCATTTCCCACACATCGATCTTCTTACCGAGGAATTCCGGGGTGCGACCGATCATCAGGCCCGCGATAAACACCGCCAGCAGCACGAACAGCAGCATGCCGTACAACCCGGCACCCACACCGCCGAACACCACTTCGCCCAGCTGTATCAGCCACATCGGTACCATGCCGCCCAGCGCCGTAAAGGAGTCATGCATCGCGTTCACCGCACCGCAGGAGGCTGCCGTGGTGATCACCGCAAACAGGCTGGAGTTGAGGATGCCAAAACGCGTCTCTTTGCCTTCCATGTTGATGGCACTGTCCGCGCCGAGGCTGAGGAAATGTGGGTTACCACGCAACTCCGCCCACATCACCGTCACCACCGCCAGCACAAACATCAGCGTCATCGCCCACAACAACATATGACCCTGACGACGATCGCCCACCTGCTGCCCAAAGGCGAAGCACAGCGCCGCCGGGATCAGGAAGATACTCAGCATCTGGACAAAGTTGGTCAGGGCATTGGGGTTCTCGAACGGATGCGCCGAGTTGGCGTTGAAGAAACCGCCGCCGTTGGTGCCCAGCATTTTGATCGCTTCCTGCGAAGCCACCGGGCCGAGCGGCAGCGTCTGCTGCGCCCCTTCCAGCGTGGTGATCGCATGGTAAGGTTCAAAACTCTGGATGCTGCCCTGGCTGACGTAAAACAGCGCGATCAGCAGGCTGATCGGCAGCAACAGGTAAACGGTGATACGGGTCAAATCGCGCCAGGCGTTACCGAGCGTGGCCAGCGAGCGATTGGCGAAACCGCGAATCAGCGCAAAGGCCACGGCGATACCGGTGGCTGCCGACAGGAAGTTTTGCACCGTTAAGCCAGCCATCTGGCTGAAGTAACTCATGGTGCTTTCGCCGCTGTATGCCTGCCAGTTGGTGTTGGTCACAAAGCTAATCGCGGTATTCAGCGCCAGATCCCAGCTGAGTCCCGGCAGATGCTGCGGATTGAGCGGCAGTGCGCCCTGCATCAGCAAAATCACCAGCAGCACGACAAAACCCAGCGCGTTAAACAGCAGAATCGCCAGCAGGTAATGCGGCCAGCGCATCGCCTCGCCATCGGCACCGGCAAGCCGCCACAGCGCGCGTTCGGTGCGCGGCAGCAACGGCTTATCGGCAATCATCAGCGCCATAAAACGTCCGAGCGGTTGCGCCAGCACCATCAGCACCAGCAGGTAAACCGCAATCAGCAGAAATGCATTGGCAGCCATCAGAATGCCTCCGCGTTAAGCAGGGCATAGAACAGATAGCCCAGTAATATAAAGACCAGCACGATGCCGGTTATCACGCCCACACTCACAGCGACCTCCAGAGGATTTGGTTGTGCTGCAAGCATGCGCGTGGCGATATAAAGAAGGGGTAAAAAGGCGGATGTCGGGCGTAAAAAAAGTATAAAAATGGTCGAAAATCAGGCGCTTTCCAGCGCCCAGATACGATTAAGATCGACGTTTTCCCACAGGCCGCTGTCTTCCGCACCGGTGATGCTGTCAGTACAAAAGCTATTGCCGAGATCGAGTTCTTCTGGCTTGATTTCGCGCTGCGCATGCAGCGACCAGAAGACATGGACTTTTGGCTTCAGCAGCGATTGTTCCCCGGCCTGCACCACCAACGCCACCCGTCCGGAAGCCAGCCGCACCAGCGAACCTACCGGATAAATGCCGATGGATCGGACAAAGGTTTGCAGCAATTTGCTATCGAAGTGACCACGCCAGCTCAGCATCTTGTGCATCGCTTCGGCAGGGGTCCAGCCTTTACGGTAGGGCCGATCTGAGGTCACGGCGTCATACACGTCGCACACCGCGGCCATACGCGAGTAGAGCGTGATCTCCTCGCCTTTCAGACCATGTGGATAGCCACTGCCATCGATTTTTTCATGATGATGCAGCGTGATATCCAGCAAATCCTCATCGGCATCGGCTTCCATCAGCATCTGCGCGCCGACAATCGGATGCTGGCGCATAATAGCCATCTCTTCCGGGGTCAGTCTGCCCGGCTTATTGAGAATTTCCAGCGGCACCGCTGCTTTACCCACGTCATGCAATAAACCGCCCATACCGACCCGCCGTTGCTGGTCTTCATCCAGTCCCAGTTTTTTGCCCAGCGAGATCATCAGGCCGCACACCGCCATTGAATGCAGGTAGGTGTAATCATCATGATTTTTCAGCCGCGCCATGCTGAGTAGCGCCGTGGGTTCACGGGTGAGTGACCCGGCGA
This genomic stretch from Pantoea cypripedii harbors:
- the kdpC gene encoding potassium-transporting ATPase subunit KdpC encodes the protein MSQLRPAIVLLVLLTVLTGAVYPLLTTGLAQWWFPAQANGSLLEQDGAVRGSALIGQNFSQPGHFWGRPSATGDSAYNPQASSGSNLAGNNPALDKAVAERVAALRAANPQAPTAVPVDLVTASASGLDPDISPEAALWQAPRIAAARQLPLQQVEDLITRHTQRPLLPFIGEETVNVLRLNMALDALND
- the kdpA gene encoding potassium-transporting ATPase subunit KdpA, with product MAANAFLLIAVYLLVLMVLAQPLGRFMALMIADKPLLPRTERALWRLAGADGEAMRWPHYLLAILLFNALGFVVLLVILLMQGALPLNPQHLPGLSWDLALNTAISFVTNTNWQAYSGESTMSYFSQMAGLTVQNFLSAATGIAVAFALIRGFANRSLATLGNAWRDLTRITVYLLLPISLLIALFYVSQGSIQSFEPYHAITTLEGAQQTLPLGPVASQEAIKMLGTNGGGFFNANSAHPFENPNALTNFVQMLSIFLIPAALCFAFGQQVGDRRQGHMLLWAMTLMFVLAVVTVMWAELRGNPHFLSLGADSAINMEGKETRFGILNSSLFAVITTAASCGAVNAMHDSFTALGGMVPMWLIQLGEVVFGGVGAGLYGMLLFVLLAVFIAGLMIGRTPEFLGKKIDVWEMKMTALAILVTPTLVLIGTALAMMTEAGRAGMANPGTHGFSEVLYAVSSAANNNGSAFAGLSANTPFWNLLLAVCMFVGRFGIIIPVMAIAGSLAVKKVQPVGNGTLPTHGPLFVALLIGTVLLVGALTFIPALALGPVAEHLQLIQG
- a CDS encoding HD-GYP domain-containing protein, yielding MIKLITVDELRPGMFVHKLEVWWIKDKRIRNQMLITDKRQIAWIRNEGIMEVWIDLDKSVQAPQKPPEPKKAIPQTPYFHEIDQAQAIFTQGKPQVLAMFNEARLGQGLNLNSTLNLVDEIAGSLTREPTALLSMARLKNHDDYTYLHSMAVCGLMISLGKKLGLDEDQQRRVGMGGLLHDVGKAAVPLEILNKPGRLTPEEMAIMRQHPIVGAQMLMEADADEDLLDITLHHHEKIDGSGYPHGLKGEEITLYSRMAAVCDVYDAVTSDRPYRKGWTPAEAMHKMLSWRGHFDSKLLQTFVRSIGIYPVGSLVRLASGRVALVVQAGEQSLLKPKVHVFWSLHAQREIKPEELDLGNSFCTDSITGAEDSGLWENVDLNRIWALESA
- the kdpF gene encoding K(+)-transporting ATPase subunit F, producing the protein MSVGVITGIVLVFILLGYLFYALLNAEAF
- the kdpB gene encoding potassium-transporting ATPase subunit KdpB, translating into MSRQQLALFDAALTRTAILDAVKKLDPRVQFRNPVMFLVWLGSVLTSVLAIGMVAGQLSGSAGFTAGVAVWLWFTVLFANFAEALAEGRSKAQANSLKGVKKSVDAKKLAEPHYGAAWKNAPADSLRKGDVVLVEAGDIIPCDGEVLEGGASVDESAITGESAPVIRESGGDFASVTGGTRILSDWLVIQCSVNPGETFLDRMIAMVEGAKRRKTPNEIALTILLVSLTIVFLLATVTLWPFSAWGGTPVSITVLVALLVCLIPTTIGGLLSAIGVAGMSRMLGANVIATSGRAVEAAGDVDVLMLDKTGTITLGNRQATQFLPAPGVSEQQLADAAQLASLADETPEGRSIVVLAKQKFNLRERDLSSMGASFIPFSAQTRMSGVNVQDRLIRKGAVDAVRRHIEASNGRFPAEVNAAVEEVARAGGTPLVVAEGAQVLGVVALKDIVKGGIKERFAELRKMGIKTVMITGDNPLTAAAIAAEAGVDDFLSEATPEAKLALIRQYQAEGRLVAMTGDGTNDAPALAQADVAVAMNSGTQAAKEAGNMVDLDSNPTKLLEVVHIGKQMLMTRGSLTTFSIANDVAKYFAIIPAAFAATYPQLNMLNVMQLHSPNSAILSAVIFNALVIVFLIPLALKGVSYRPLSAAALLRRNLWIYGVGGLVVPFIGIKAIDVLLTVFGLA